Proteins from a single region of Equus asinus isolate D_3611 breed Donkey chromosome 17, EquAss-T2T_v2, whole genome shotgun sequence:
- the LOC139040644 gene encoding olfactory receptor 5AN6-like, with translation MEENRNHTSVAVFVLLGLSDEKELQLIFFPVFLGIYLVTLLWNLGLIILIRMDSHLHTPMYFFLSFLSFIDICYSSSTSPRMLSDFLKDEKLISFIACATQYFVASWMCLMECCLLAAMAYDRYVAIGRPLQYSAIMAPGLCQKMVAGACGSGFLSSLAETIPCFHLYYCGPNIIPNFFCDITHIISLSCSNPFISQMILFLVAFFIGFGSFLVILLSYSFIAASILKISSVKGSAKAFNTCASHLVVVTIFHGTGLSVYMHPNSGHSEKQDKVLSVFYVILIPVLNPLIYSLRNKEIKEALKRVIKRAKHLLQ, from the coding sequence atggaagaaaacagaaatcacactTCTGTGGCCGTGTTTGTTCTCCTGGGACTCTCAGATGAAAAAGAGCTGCAACTTATCTTCTTCCCAGTCTTCCTAGGGATCTACCTTGTGACCCTCCTCTGGAACCTGGGTCTCATCATCCTAATCAGGATGGACTCCCACCTGCACACACCTATgtacttctttctcagtttcctgtcatTTATAGACATCTGCTATTCTTCTTCCACCAGCCCAAGGATGCTTTCAGACTTCCTAAAAGATGAAAAACTGATTTCATTCATTGCCTGTGCCACCCAGTATTTTGTTGCATCCTGGATGTGTCTGATGGAGTGCTGTCTCTTGGctgccatggcctatgacagatatgttgctattggtaggcctctgcagtactcagccatcatggctcctggcctctgtcagaAGATGGTTGCTGGGGCCTGTGGGAGTGGTTTCCTTAGTAGCTTAGCGGAAACAATCCCTTGCTTTCATCTCTACTACTGTGGGCCCAATATCATTCCAAATTTCTTCTGTGACATAACCCACATCAtatccttgtcttgctccaatCCCTTCATCAgccaaatgattctttttctggTAGCTTTTTTTATTGGGTTCGGTTCTTTTCTTGTTATTCTCTTGTCCTATAGTTTCATTGCAGCTTCCATCCTGAAAATATCCTCCGTAAAAGGTAGTGCCAAGGCCTTCAATACCTGTGCCTCCCACTTGGTAGTTGTGACAATCTTCCACGGAACAGGCCTCTCAGTGTACATGCATCCTAACTCTGGTCACTCTGAGAAACAAGACAAGGTTCTGTCAGTGTTCTATGTTATCCTTATCCCCGTGTTAAACCCTCTTATCTatagtctgaggaacaaggagatcAAAGAGGCCCTCAAGAGGGTGATAAAGAGGGCAAAACATTTACTTCAGTAA